A section of the Pseudomonas prosekii genome encodes:
- the yacG gene encoding DNA gyrase inhibitor YacG has protein sequence MSPISTVECPTCGAPVEWKTDNEFRPFCSDRCKLIDLGAWASEEHKIPVSPDAEDDLFSEDFEPRH, from the coding sequence ATGAGCCCAATCTCAACCGTCGAATGCCCGACTTGCGGTGCACCCGTCGAATGGAAAACCGACAATGAATTCCGGCCGTTCTGCTCGGACCGCTGCAAACTGATCGACCTCGGCGCCTGGGCCTCGGAAGAACACAAGATCCCGGTCAGCCCGGACGCCGAAGACGATCTGTTCAGCGAAGACTTCGAACCGCGTCACTGA
- a CDS encoding DUF1780 domain-containing protein: MDDSDYLRLLTIAAEQANAFLSNARKWERERWVCQRLLQGLNIPYRADEFAPAGEPPDVLFRDASFEVFFVLDEGRRLNDEWRDELQRRRSAFSLSSLVRREAKPRRIPANEFLLRLAPTLRKKAHNYKERGMDLGELDIIAFASLKREVLDLNSHFPPPTEYLRQGWRSLSLVGPTFARVLFAHPDAPDFLRSNLGRSIVFDVGISL; encoded by the coding sequence ATGGATGACTCAGATTACTTACGCCTGCTGACCATCGCGGCCGAGCAAGCCAACGCGTTCCTGTCCAATGCCCGCAAATGGGAGCGTGAGCGTTGGGTCTGCCAACGCCTGCTGCAAGGCCTGAACATTCCTTATCGCGCTGATGAATTCGCCCCTGCCGGCGAGCCGCCGGACGTGCTGTTTCGCGACGCCAGTTTCGAGGTGTTCTTCGTGCTCGACGAAGGTCGGCGCCTCAACGACGAATGGCGCGACGAATTGCAGCGGCGGCGCAGCGCGTTTTCCCTGAGTTCGCTGGTGCGGCGTGAAGCCAAGCCACGGCGGATCCCGGCCAATGAATTCCTCCTGAGACTGGCGCCGACCTTGCGCAAAAAAGCCCACAACTACAAAGAACGCGGAATGGACCTCGGCGAGCTGGACATCATTGCCTTCGCCAGCCTCAAGCGCGAAGTGCTCGACCTCAACAGCCACTTTCCGCCGCCCACCGAGTACCTGCGCCAGGGCTGGCGCTCGCTGTCACTGGTCGGGCCAACCTTCGCCCGCGTGCTGTTCGCGCACCCGGATGCGCCGGATTTCCTGCGCAGCAACCTCGGGCGCAGCATCGTTTTTGACGTCGGGATCAGCCTGTGA
- the pilB gene encoding type IV-A pilus assembly ATPase PilB, translating to MNDIALSGLAKQLVLAELLTDKSAQQAYLQAQRNRISLVSYLVQNKLVRSRQVAEIASEHFGMALLDLNCLDKETQPKGLVSEKLVRQHHALPLWRRGNKLFVGISDPTNHQAINDIQFSTGLSTEAILVEDDKLSDAIEKFFDSHTSGLEEMADVDLDGLDVESVDDKHQDSIAGQDADDAPVVRFVHKMLLDAIKSGSSDLHFEPYEKNYRVRMRTDGILREVAKPPIQLAGRIAARLKVMASLDISERRRPQDGRIKMRLSKSKSIDFRVNTLPTLWGEKVVIRILDPSSAQMGIDALGYEPDQKTLFMAALKQPQGMILVTGPTGSGKTVSLYTGLNILNTVDINISTAEDPVEINMEGINQVNVNPKQGLDFAQALRSFLRQDPDVIMVGEIRDLETAEIAIKAAQTGHLVLSTLHTNSAAETLTRLHNMGIPGFNIATSVSLIIAQRLARKLCSHCKKPIDIPREALVKEGFPEERIGTFTIYEPVGCDHCNHGYKGRIGIYEVVKNTPDLQRLIMAEGNSLEIEIQMRKDGFNDLRTSGLLKAMQGITSLEEINRVTKD from the coding sequence ATGAACGACATCGCCCTCAGCGGCCTGGCCAAGCAATTGGTGCTGGCCGAACTGCTCACTGACAAAAGCGCGCAACAGGCGTATCTGCAGGCCCAACGCAATCGCATCTCGCTGGTCAGCTACCTGGTGCAAAACAAACTGGTGCGCAGTCGTCAGGTCGCGGAGATTGCCTCGGAGCATTTCGGCATGGCCCTGCTCGACCTTAATTGCCTCGACAAGGAAACCCAGCCCAAAGGCCTGGTCAGCGAGAAACTGGTGCGCCAGCACCATGCCCTGCCCCTCTGGCGGCGCGGCAATAAATTGTTCGTGGGGATTTCCGACCCGACCAACCATCAGGCGATCAACGACATCCAGTTCAGCACCGGCCTGAGCACCGAAGCGATTCTGGTCGAGGACGACAAGCTCAGCGACGCCATCGAGAAGTTCTTCGACAGCCACACCAGCGGCCTCGAGGAAATGGCCGACGTTGACCTCGATGGCCTCGACGTCGAATCGGTCGACGACAAACACCAGGACTCGATTGCCGGGCAGGACGCCGACGATGCGCCGGTGGTGCGTTTCGTCCACAAGATGCTGCTGGACGCGATCAAAAGCGGCTCGTCCGACTTGCACTTCGAACCTTACGAAAAGAATTACCGGGTACGCATGCGCACCGACGGCATCCTGCGCGAAGTCGCCAAACCGCCGATTCAACTGGCCGGGCGCATCGCCGCGCGGCTCAAGGTCATGGCCAGTCTGGACATCTCCGAACGTCGGCGCCCGCAGGACGGGCGGATCAAGATGCGCTTGTCGAAAAGCAAATCCATCGACTTCCGGGTCAACACCTTGCCGACCTTGTGGGGCGAGAAAGTGGTGATCCGGATCCTCGACCCGTCGAGCGCACAGATGGGCATCGACGCCCTCGGTTATGAACCGGACCAGAAAACCCTGTTCATGGCCGCGCTGAAACAACCGCAAGGGATGATCCTGGTCACCGGCCCCACCGGCTCGGGCAAGACCGTGTCGCTGTACACTGGGCTGAATATTCTCAACACCGTCGACATCAACATTTCCACCGCCGAAGACCCGGTGGAGATCAACATGGAAGGCATCAACCAGGTCAACGTCAATCCCAAGCAAGGGCTGGATTTCGCCCAGGCCTTGCGCTCGTTCCTGCGCCAGGATCCGGACGTGATCATGGTCGGCGAGATCCGCGACCTCGAAACCGCAGAAATTGCGATCAAAGCCGCGCAGACCGGGCACTTGGTGCTGTCGACGCTGCACACCAACAGCGCCGCGGAAACCCTGACGCGCCTGCACAACATGGGCATCCCCGGTTTCAACATCGCCACCTCGGTCAGCCTGATCATCGCCCAGCGCCTGGCGCGCAAATTGTGCAGCCACTGCAAGAAGCCGATCGACATCCCCCGCGAAGCGCTGGTCAAGGAGGGCTTCCCCGAGGAACGCATCGGCACATTCACGATCTATGAGCCCGTCGGTTGCGATCACTGCAACCACGGCTACAAAGGGCGGATCGGGATTTATGAAGTGGTGAAGAACACGCCGGACCTGCAACGGCTGATCATGGCCGAGGGCAACTCACTGGAAATCGAGATCCAGATGCGCAAGGACGGCTTCAACGATCTGCGTACCTCGGGTTTGCTCAAGGCCATGCAAGGCATCACCAGCCTTGAAGAAATCAACCGGGTCACCAAGGATTGA
- a CDS encoding energy-coupling factor ABC transporter permease encodes MIGAEVLSPQSLTLGWLIYLPVVIWAICRAPWVELFTDRRRQHLLFGTVFALFMLWLVRRDFDTGVSYHFIGMTAVTLLLDWPLAIVGGLVAQAGLVLLGRQDLDAAGVNGALFILLPVLVTECCAILVERAQPRNPFVYIFVSGFFAAALSALLCLLLALTLLWWDELFAMPYWLEDFIGYLWLIIFPEAFINGMIISALVVFSPEWLETFNRTRYLSAPWNDDDPKS; translated from the coding sequence ATGATCGGTGCCGAGGTGTTGTCGCCGCAGAGCCTGACGCTCGGTTGGCTGATTTACCTGCCCGTGGTGATCTGGGCGATCTGCCGTGCGCCGTGGGTCGAGCTGTTCACTGACCGGCGTCGCCAGCATTTGCTGTTCGGCACGGTGTTCGCGCTGTTCATGTTGTGGCTGGTGCGGCGCGATTTTGATACCGGCGTGTCGTACCACTTTATCGGCATGACCGCGGTGACCTTGCTGCTCGACTGGCCGCTGGCGATCGTCGGCGGCCTGGTCGCGCAAGCGGGGCTGGTGTTGCTCGGTCGCCAGGATCTGGACGCCGCCGGAGTGAACGGCGCGTTGTTCATTCTGCTGCCGGTGCTGGTCACCGAATGCTGCGCGATTCTGGTCGAGCGCGCGCAACCGCGAAATCCCTTTGTGTATATCTTCGTTTCCGGATTTTTTGCGGCAGCGCTGTCGGCGTTGCTCTGCCTGCTGCTGGCGCTGACGTTGCTGTGGTGGGATGAACTGTTCGCCATGCCATATTGGCTGGAGGATTTTATCGGTTACCTGTGGCTGATCATTTTCCCCGAGGCGTTTATCAACGGCATGATCATCAGCGCGCTGGTGGTGTTCAGCCCGGAATGGCTGGAGACGTTCAATCGCACCCGTTACCTTTCGGCGCCGTGGAACGACGACGATCCCAAGTCTTGA
- a CDS encoding DUF3094 family protein, with protein sequence MTSRLKPDDQKHVEEYLHLSQHRVERRPFRPWMLLVLVLAVTIGLGLLSRLIGYLTL encoded by the coding sequence ATGACCAGCCGCCTGAAACCAGACGACCAGAAGCATGTCGAAGAGTACCTGCACTTGTCCCAGCACCGAGTCGAGCGCCGGCCATTCCGGCCGTGGATGCTCCTTGTGCTGGTGCTGGCAGTGACCATTGGTTTGGGCCTGTTGAGCCGCCTTATCGGTTATCTGACGCTATGA
- a CDS encoding HvfA family oxazolone/thioamide-modified RiPP metallophore: MSHTNNTIGLLGAVLAGGMMLSGSVFAAQPLTQGYLLASAEQVVKTPEGKCGEGKCGEGKAEQSAKTPEGKCGEGKCGDASMAKTDTNGDGKVSRAEFKAVAPKSDFDKIDKNHDGFIDEQEAYDNVKANFEANGKKMPKGLFEHLKDQDGV, from the coding sequence ATGTCCCACACCAACAATACTATTGGTCTGCTCGGCGCTGTGCTGGCCGGCGGCATGATGTTGTCCGGCTCTGTATTCGCTGCACAGCCGCTCACCCAGGGCTACCTGCTGGCCTCGGCTGAGCAAGTGGTGAAAACGCCTGAAGGCAAGTGTGGCGAAGGTAAATGCGGTGAAGGCAAAGCCGAGCAATCGGCGAAGACCCCCGAAGGCAAGTGTGGCGAGGGTAAATGCGGCGACGCCTCGATGGCCAAGACTGATACCAATGGCGACGGCAAGGTCTCGCGCGCCGAGTTCAAGGCTGTCGCGCCAAAATCCGACTTCGACAAGATCGACAAAAACCACGATGGCTTCATCGACGAGCAAGAGGCTTACGACAACGTCAAAGCCAACTTCGAAGCCAATGGCAAAAAAATGCCGAAAGGCCTATTCGAACACCTGAAAGATCAAGACGGCGTCTGA
- a CDS encoding type II secretion system F family protein, with amino-acid sequence MAVKAAKISVYAWEGTDKKGTKMTGELSGQNPALIKAQLRKQGINPGKVRKKSVSIFNLGKRIKAQDISLFTRQMTTMMKAGVPLLQSFDIIGEGFDNPAMRKLVDEVKQEVAAGNSFAASLRKKPQYFDELYCNLVDAGEQAGALDTLLDRVATYKEKSEKLKAKIKKAMTYPLAVVFVAMIVTGILLVKVVPQFKTVFAGFGAELPGFTLMVISLSEFMQKYWWMMLGALVAAIFGLRRAFKKSQAFRDKLDIWLLKLPLVGALTYKSAVARYARTLSTTFAAGVPLVDALESVAGATGNVVFKRAVLRIRQDVSTGMQLNFAMRTSGVFPNMAIQMAAIGEESGALDDMLDKVASFYEDDVDNMVDNLTSLMEPFIMVVLGVVVGGLVVAMYLPIFQLGSAI; translated from the coding sequence ATGGCGGTCAAGGCAGCAAAAATCAGCGTGTATGCCTGGGAAGGCACGGACAAGAAAGGCACGAAGATGACCGGCGAGCTCAGCGGTCAGAACCCGGCGCTGATCAAGGCACAGTTGCGCAAGCAAGGCATCAACCCCGGCAAGGTGCGCAAGAAAAGCGTGTCGATTTTCAACCTCGGCAAGCGCATCAAGGCCCAGGACATTTCCCTGTTCACCCGGCAAATGACGACGATGATGAAGGCCGGCGTGCCGCTGCTGCAGTCGTTCGACATCATCGGCGAAGGCTTCGATAACCCGGCCATGCGCAAACTGGTGGACGAGGTCAAACAGGAAGTCGCGGCGGGTAACAGTTTCGCCGCGTCGTTGCGCAAGAAGCCGCAGTATTTCGATGAGCTGTACTGCAACCTCGTCGATGCCGGCGAACAGGCCGGTGCCCTCGATACCTTGCTGGACCGGGTGGCGACCTATAAGGAGAAGAGCGAAAAGCTCAAAGCCAAAATCAAGAAAGCCATGACCTATCCGCTGGCCGTGGTGTTTGTCGCGATGATCGTTACCGGGATTCTGCTGGTGAAAGTGGTGCCGCAATTCAAAACGGTATTCGCCGGGTTCGGCGCCGAGTTGCCGGGCTTCACGCTGATGGTGATCAGCCTTTCGGAATTCATGCAGAAATATTGGTGGATGATGCTCGGCGCACTGGTCGCGGCGATTTTCGGTTTGCGCCGTGCCTTCAAAAAGTCGCAAGCCTTTCGCGACAAACTCGACATCTGGCTGCTGAAACTGCCGCTGGTCGGCGCGCTGACCTACAAGTCCGCCGTCGCCCGTTACGCGCGCACGCTCTCGACCACGTTCGCCGCCGGGGTGCCGCTGGTCGATGCGCTGGAATCCGTGGCCGGCGCCACCGGCAATGTCGTGTTCAAGCGCGCGGTGCTGCGCATCCGCCAAGACGTGTCGACCGGCATGCAGCTGAATTTCGCCATGCGCACCTCGGGGGTGTTCCCGAACATGGCGATTCAGATGGCGGCGATCGGCGAGGAGTCCGGCGCGCTCGACGATATGCTCGACAAGGTCGCGAGTTTCTACGAGGACGACGTCGACAATATGGTCGACAACCTCACCAGCCTGATGGAGCCGTTCATCATGGTGGTGCTTGGCGTGGTCGTCGGCGGCCTCGTCGTGGCGATGTACCTGCCTATTTTCCAACTTGGCTCTGCGATCTGA
- a CDS encoding DUF2845 domain-containing protein, protein MSARWLMGPALSLALALLASQAAAADTLRCGSQLISVGDRSSEVLQKCGEPVSRDLLGYKRSANRREEFQVEEWTYGPNGGMYQYLRFEGNRLRQINSKRGN, encoded by the coding sequence ATGAGCGCGCGATGGCTGATGGGACCGGCGCTGAGTCTGGCGCTGGCGTTGCTAGCCAGTCAGGCTGCGGCGGCTGATACGCTGCGCTGTGGCAGCCAGTTGATCAGCGTCGGCGACCGCTCCAGCGAAGTGCTGCAGAAGTGCGGCGAACCGGTCAGCCGCGACTTGCTGGGCTACAAGCGCAGCGCCAACCGCCGGGAAGAGTTTCAGGTCGAGGAGTGGACCTACGGACCGAACGGCGGGATGTACCAATACCTGCGCTTCGAAGGCAATCGGCTCCGGCAGATCAACAGCAAGCGCGGTAACTGA
- the coaE gene encoding dephospho-CoA kinase (Dephospho-CoA kinase (CoaE) performs the final step in coenzyme A biosynthesis.): MNTPVEKPWILGLTGGIGSGKSAAAQHFIDLGVHVVDADHAARWVVEPGRPALARIVEHFGPGVLQADGQLDRGALRKLIFEVPEERRWLEALLHPLIAEEIVAHLAKAQSPYAILVSPLLIESGQYAMTQRVLVIDAPQQLQIERTLQRDQTSEQQVQAILKAQSSREDRVSHADDVVVNDRDLAWLHSEVERLHHFYLTLRGGQS; encoded by the coding sequence ATGAATACCCCTGTGGAAAAACCCTGGATTCTCGGCCTCACCGGCGGCATCGGTAGCGGCAAAAGTGCCGCAGCGCAGCACTTCATCGACCTCGGCGTGCACGTGGTCGACGCCGATCATGCGGCGCGCTGGGTGGTGGAGCCGGGGCGTCCGGCGCTGGCGAGGATCGTCGAGCACTTCGGCCCCGGCGTGTTGCAAGCCGATGGCCAACTGGATCGCGGCGCGTTGCGCAAACTGATCTTCGAAGTGCCGGAGGAACGCCGCTGGCTCGAAGCGTTGCTGCATCCGCTGATCGCCGAGGAAATCGTCGCGCACCTGGCCAAGGCACAATCGCCTTACGCGATTCTGGTGTCGCCGCTGTTGATCGAGTCCGGGCAGTACGCCATGACCCAACGCGTGCTGGTGATCGATGCGCCGCAACAACTACAGATCGAACGCACCCTGCAGCGTGACCAGACCAGCGAGCAACAGGTCCAGGCGATTCTCAAGGCCCAGTCCAGCCGCGAAGATCGCGTGAGCCATGCCGACGACGTGGTGGTCAACGACCGCGACCTCGCCTGGCTGCACAGCGAGGTCGAACGCCTGCATCACTTTTACCTTACTTTGCGTGGAGGCCAGTCATGA
- a CDS encoding MOSC domain-containing protein, which produces MNSPLQELIAEVPQTGRVRWIGVRPERHAPMIELDAVEARLEAGLTGDRARPGVRNARQVTLIQWEHLAVISSLMGRAEDNPVLPEDLRRNLVISGINLFSLKGRRFRIGQAIFETTGWCQPCARLQNNLGPGTFQAVRGHGGITARVLQSGIIRLDDTVSVEPIPESGYAPFNVR; this is translated from the coding sequence GTGAACTCACCCCTGCAAGAATTGATCGCCGAAGTGCCGCAGACCGGCCGCGTGCGCTGGATCGGCGTGCGCCCCGAGCGCCATGCACCGATGATCGAGCTGGACGCCGTGGAGGCGCGGCTAGAGGCCGGATTGACCGGCGACCGTGCGCGCCCCGGCGTGCGCAATGCGCGGCAAGTGACGTTGATTCAGTGGGAACACCTGGCGGTGATCAGCTCGTTGATGGGCCGCGCCGAGGATAATCCGGTCTTGCCTGAAGATTTGCGCCGCAACCTCGTCATCAGCGGTATCAACCTGTTCAGCCTCAAGGGTCGGCGCTTCAGGATTGGCCAGGCGATTTTCGAAACCACTGGCTGGTGCCAACCGTGCGCGCGCCTGCAAAACAACCTCGGGCCGGGGACTTTCCAGGCCGTTCGCGGACATGGCGGAATCACCGCTCGGGTGTTACAAAGTGGAATCATTCGACTGGACGATACGGTCAGCGTCGAGCCGATTCCCGAGAGCGGCTATGCTCCGTTCAATGTTCGTTAA
- a CDS encoding BON domain-containing protein produces MKKFAIATATALTLTMAGAAFAQTTTTQAPMTLAAGEVTQAKEATSDTWITTKVKADLVTEKGIPGSDIKVETNKGVVSLSSTVAVTESQKDVAVAITKKIKGVKAVSADGLKAE; encoded by the coding sequence ATGAAGAAGTTCGCTATTGCTACTGCTACCGCGCTGACCCTGACCATGGCTGGTGCAGCTTTTGCACAAACCACTACTACCCAAGCCCCGATGACTCTGGCGGCTGGTGAAGTGACACAAGCCAAAGAAGCAACTTCCGATACCTGGATCACCACCAAAGTCAAAGCTGATCTGGTAACCGAGAAAGGCATTCCTGGTTCCGACATCAAAGTCGAAACCAACAAAGGTGTTGTGTCCCTGTCGTCGACCGTCGCTGTGACTGAATCGCAGAAAGACGTTGCAGTTGCCATCACCAAGAAAATCAAAGGCGTCAAAGCGGTATCCGCTGACGGCCTGAAAGCCGAGTAA
- a CDS encoding pilin: protein MNNQKGFTLIELLIVVAIIGILATFAIPQYSKYQARAKVTAGIAEVSALKVPYEDVINAGSADPTLTNVNAGVAATQNCTLSMTGTVAAGTGTIVCTLVNAPAPVLGKTITLSRSATAGWTCATTAAKDYSTTSCPGV from the coding sequence ATGAATAACCAAAAAGGTTTTACCCTGATCGAGCTGCTGATCGTGGTGGCGATCATCGGGATTCTGGCGACATTTGCGATTCCGCAGTATTCGAAGTATCAGGCTCGGGCCAAAGTGACGGCGGGTATTGCTGAAGTGTCGGCGCTCAAAGTGCCTTACGAAGATGTCATCAACGCGGGTTCCGCAGATCCGACGCTGACAAACGTTAATGCTGGTGTAGCCGCGACGCAGAACTGCACCCTTTCAATGACGGGTACGGTTGCAGCAGGTACTGGCACGATCGTTTGCACATTGGTTAATGCGCCGGCTCCGGTATTGGGCAAGACGATTACCCTGAGTCGAAGTGCAACGGCCGGCTGGACCTGTGCGACTACCGCCGCCAAGGACTACTCGACTACTAGCTGCCCAGGCGTCTAA
- a CDS encoding NAD(P)/FAD-dependent oxidoreductase encodes MTHRIIIVGGGAGGLELATRLGKTLGKRGTASVMLVDANLTHIWKPLLHEVAAGSLNSSEDELNYVAQAKWNHFEFQLGRMSGLDRAAKKIQLAATYDEAGVELVPARELGYDSLVIAVGSTTNDFGTEGAAQHCLFLDTRKQAERFHQQLLNHYLRAHAGQTDTVEQISVAIVGAGATGVELAAELHNAAHELAAYGLDRIKPENMHITLIEAGPRVLPALPERIGGPVHKTLEKLGVNVMTNAAVSEVTADSLITADGKVINASLKVWAAGIRAPGFLKDIDGLETNRINQLQVLPTLQTTRDENIFAFGDCAACPQPGTDRNVPPRAQAAHQQASLLAKSLKLRIEGKALPEYKYTDYGSLISLSRFSAVGNLMGNLTGSVMLEGWLARMFYVSLYRMHQMALYGAFRTAMLMLGSKIGRGTEPRLKLH; translated from the coding sequence ATGACTCATCGTATTATTATCGTCGGCGGCGGCGCCGGCGGTCTGGAGTTGGCTACCCGTCTGGGTAAGACTCTGGGCAAGCGCGGCACCGCCAGCGTGATGCTGGTCGACGCGAACCTGACGCACATCTGGAAACCGCTGTTGCACGAAGTGGCCGCCGGATCGCTGAACTCTTCCGAAGACGAACTCAATTATGTTGCCCAAGCCAAATGGAACCACTTCGAGTTTCAGCTGGGGCGCATGAGCGGGCTTGATCGCGCCGCGAAGAAAATCCAGCTGGCCGCCACTTATGACGAAGCCGGCGTAGAGCTGGTGCCGGCCCGCGAGCTCGGTTACGACTCGCTGGTGATCGCGGTCGGCAGCACCACCAACGATTTCGGCACTGAAGGCGCGGCGCAGCATTGCCTGTTCCTTGATACGCGCAAACAGGCCGAGCGTTTCCATCAGCAATTGCTCAATCACTATCTGCGCGCCCATGCCGGGCAAACGGATACCGTCGAGCAAATCAGCGTCGCTATCGTCGGCGCTGGCGCCACGGGCGTCGAACTGGCCGCCGAACTGCACAACGCCGCGCACGAACTGGCTGCTTATGGGCTGGACCGAATCAAACCGGAAAACATGCACATCACTCTGATTGAAGCCGGGCCGCGCGTGTTGCCAGCCCTGCCGGAACGCATTGGCGGGCCTGTGCATAAAACCCTGGAGAAACTCGGGGTCAATGTGATGACCAACGCGGCGGTCAGCGAAGTGACGGCGGACAGCCTGATCACCGCCGACGGCAAGGTGATCAACGCCAGCCTGAAAGTCTGGGCCGCGGGGATACGTGCGCCGGGTTTCCTCAAGGACATCGATGGCCTGGAAACCAATCGGATCAATCAACTGCAAGTGCTGCCAACGCTGCAAACCACCCGCGACGAGAACATTTTCGCTTTCGGCGACTGCGCGGCATGTCCGCAACCGGGCACCGACCGCAATGTGCCGCCGCGTGCGCAAGCCGCGCATCAGCAGGCCTCGTTGCTGGCCAAATCGCTGAAGCTGCGGATCGAAGGCAAGGCGTTGCCGGAGTACAAATACACCGACTACGGCTCGCTGATCTCGCTGTCGCGTTTTTCCGCTGTGGGTAACTTGATGGGTAACCTGACCGGCAGCGTGATGCTCGAAGGCTGGCTGGCGCGGATGTTTTACGTGTCGCTGTATCGCATGCACCAGATGGCGCTGTATGGCGCGTTTCGCACGGCGATGCTGATGCTCGGCAGCAAGATCGGACGCGGGACCGAGCCGCGTCTCAAACTTCACTAA
- a CDS encoding prepilin peptidase has translation MPLNEYLSLYPLAFVITALVLGLLVGSFLNVLVWRLPKMLEREWRVQARDVLGLPTETPLPTYNLLLPHSQCPHCAQPIRAWENIPLLSYLLLRGRCSNCAAPISKRYPLTELACGALSAFVAWHFGFGWSAAMLLLLTWGLLAMSLIDAEHQLLPDVLVLPLLWLGLIVNSFELLVPLLDAVWGAVAGYLLLWSVFWLFKLITGKDGIGHGDFKLLALLGAWGGWQILPLTILLSSLVGAIIGVILLRLRDAKTSTPIPFGPFLAIAGWIALLWGGQITGFYWQFVGLQ, from the coding sequence ATGCCCCTGAATGAATACCTGAGCCTGTATCCGCTGGCCTTCGTCATCACCGCGCTGGTGCTCGGGCTGCTGGTCGGCAGTTTCCTCAACGTGCTGGTCTGGCGCCTGCCGAAAATGCTCGAGCGCGAATGGCGCGTACAGGCCCGCGACGTGTTGGGTCTGCCGACCGAGACGCCGCTGCCGACGTACAACCTGCTGCTGCCGCACTCGCAATGCCCGCACTGCGCCCAGCCGATTCGCGCCTGGGAAAATATCCCGCTGCTGAGTTACCTGCTGTTGCGCGGGCGCTGTTCCAATTGCGCGGCGCCGATCAGCAAGCGGTATCCACTGACCGAACTGGCCTGCGGTGCGCTTTCGGCGTTCGTCGCGTGGCATTTCGGTTTCGGCTGGTCGGCGGCCATGCTGCTGTTGCTGACCTGGGGGTTGCTGGCGATGAGCCTGATCGACGCCGAGCATCAACTGTTGCCCGATGTGCTGGTGCTGCCGTTGTTGTGGCTGGGGCTGATCGTCAACAGCTTCGAACTGCTGGTGCCACTGCTCGACGCGGTGTGGGGCGCGGTGGCGGGTTATCTGTTGCTGTGGTCGGTGTTCTGGTTATTCAAGTTGATCACCGGCAAGGACGGCATCGGTCATGGTGATTTCAAGCTGCTGGCGCTGCTCGGGGCGTGGGGCGGCTGGCAGATTTTGCCGCTGACGATTCTGTTGTCATCGCTGGTCGGCGCGATTATCGGGGTGATTCTGCTGCGCTTGCGCGACGCAAAAACCTCGACGCCGATCCCGTTTGGGCCGTTCCTGGCGATTGCCGGCTGGATTGCATTGCTCTGGGGTGGTCAAATAACCGGCTTCTATTGGCAGTTTGTCGGTTTGCAATGA